A window of Pelomonas sp. SE-A7 genomic DNA:
GGGTTGGTGGCCGTGATCGACTCGCAGTAATGCAGGTTGTTGTCGCTGTTGATGCGGTCCAGGAACAGCACGCCGGGTTCGGCATGGTCGTAGGTGGAGCGCATGACCTGGTCCCAGAGGTCGCGGGCGGCGACGCGGCGGTAAACCCAGAGGCCGTCCTTGCGCTGGTAGGCGCCTTCTTCGCGCTGGCCGGGGCCGGGTTCGGCGCGGTGCACCAGCTCGACCTCACTGCCCGCCTCCACCGCCTTCATGAAGGCATCGGTCACGCCTATGGAGATGTTGAAGTTGCGCAGGTCACCCTGGTCCTTGGCGTGGATGAATTCCTCGATGTCCGGATGGTCGCAGCGCAGCACGCCCATCTGGGCGCCGCGGCGGGCGCCTGCGCTTTCCACCGTCTCGCAGCTGCGGTCGAACACGCGCATGTAGCTGACCGGGCCCGAGGCGCTGGAGCGCGTGGCGCCGACCCAGGCGCCCTTGGGGCGGATGCGCGAGAAGTCGTAGCCCACGCCGCCGCCGCGCCGCATGGTCTCGGCCGCTTCGGTCAACGCCGTGTAGATGCCGGGATGGCCGTCTTCCAGCGCCGCGATGGAGTCGCCCACCGGCTGCACGAAGCAGTTGATCAGGGTGGCGGCCAGCTCGGTGCCGGCGGCCGACATGATGCGGCCCGCCGGCACGAAGCCGCGGCGCTGCGCCTCGACGAACCTGGCTTCCCACTGCGCCCGCTGCTCGGGCAGCTCGGCCTGGGCCAGGGCTCGCGCCACGCGCAGCCGCAGCGTCTCGATGTCCAGCTCCTCGCCCTTGGCGTATTTCTCGATCAGCACCTCGGCGCTGATCTCCTGCGCCGGCAGGCTGGCCGCATCGGCGCGCTGGGGTGGCAGGGGGCTGAGGATGGGTTCGGGGGACTGCGTGGTGCTCATGGCGGCGAGGCTCCGGCGGCGTGCGGTTCAATGAAATGAAAAAGGGGCGGAGAGCCATCATGCCCCCGCCCCAGGACCCCGCCTGATGACAAACCCTGATCGGCATCAACAGCCGTACAGAACCGACCGGCGGAGCCCCTGAAGGGCTGTCGCCAACTGTACATCCATACAGTTGTTGATCCGCAATCCCTTGTTCGCCGTCAGGGGTTGTTGTGTCGCGCCAGGAAATCGACGATAGCGGCTCGCGCGGCCGGCTCGTCCAGCGTGGGCGCATGGCCGCGGCCCGGAATCTCCAGGGCCTCCAGCGACGGCAGGCGTTCGGTCATGGCCTGCAGGGTAGCGGCCGCCAGGATGTCGGACAGCGCCCCGCGAATGGCCAGCACCGGATGCGTGCCCAGCATCTGGAACAGCGGCCATAGATTGGGCGCCGCGCTGCCATTGGCCACGCCCTGCGAGATCTCGGGGTCGTAGTCCAGCAGCACCTGGTCCACGTCCATGATGCAGGTGTTCATCACCATGGCCAGCCAGTCCTCGCGGCCGAAGTCCGGAAACGCCTCGCCATTGATCGCGGCAATGCGCTCGACGGCCTGCTCCAGGCTGCAAGGCTCGTGCTGTTTGCCCACGTAGCCGGCGATGCGCGCGATGCCACGCGGATCCAGCTCCGGTCCCACATCGTTCAGCACGATGGCGTGAACCAGGATCGGCGCCATGGCCGCCATCATCACGGCCATCAGTCCGCCCAGCGAGGTGCCGACTATGCTGA
This region includes:
- a CDS encoding alpha/beta hydrolase — protein: MPYFDRYFLSDDGLRLYARDYPGPAPDAPVVLCLPGLTRNSKDFAALAGQLNTRYRVICPDLRGRGHSARDSDPARYRPDRYCADMLTLLGVLGIPRVSIVGTSLGGLMAVMMAAMAPILVHAIVLNDVGPELDPRGIARIAGYVGKQHEPCSLEQAVERIAAINGEAFPDFGREDWLAMVMNTCIMDVDQVLLDYDPEISQGVANGSAAPNLWPLFQMLGTHPVLAIRGALSDILAAATLQAMTERLPSLEALEIPGRGHAPTLDEPAARAAIVDFLARHNNP